The Triticum aestivum cultivar Chinese Spring chromosome 5A, IWGSC CS RefSeq v2.1, whole genome shotgun sequence genomic sequence TTTGTACGTGTTTGTAGCTTTTTTCTGACAAGTAAATATCATCTTGCTTGTAATGTGCAGGCAGAAGGTATTTTTCGTATAAATCCAGAGAATAGCCAGGAGGAGCTTGTGAGAGACCGGTTAAACAGCGGAATCGTGCCGTATGGTATTGATGTCCACTGTTTGTCAGGTCTAATAAAAGTAAGCTTCTTTTTTTCATGTAAGCTATGTGATTCTGTCGAAATCAGTAGTTTCCTAAGCATATGTATAGTAACCAGAGAGTTATTAATGGTTGTGATTATATTCATTGGTGGAAATTTATATCAACACCTATCGGAGAATACAGACGTCCTTTCTGAGTGGAACCtaatctctttttttttctcacaaaGATATTGTCACAGGTTTATTGTTTGTTCTAAATATACACAAGTTGAGCAATCTTCTGTTGCAGAATAAAATCTTGCTTTTGGAACCAGTTATGGCTGCTGTCAACTATGTTGACATTGACTGTTTATTCTCTTGAGCTAGTAAACTTTACTTGCTTGCCGACATATTTGATGACAAAAGGTAGGTCATCATCTCATCTGCTTTCCAATCCTTTCCAGGCATGGTTTAGAGAACTGCCGAGCGGGGTGCTGGACCCTATTCCACCTGAACAGGTGATGCAATGCCAATCTGAAGAGGATTGTGCTCGGGTTGCCAAATGCCTCCCACTAGCTGAAGCGGCCTTACTTGACTGGGCCGTTAATTTGATGGCTGATGTCGTCCAAGAAGAAAAGATAAACAAGATGAATACTCGAAACATTGCTATGGTTTTTGCACCAAATATGACTCAGGTGACAAATCGTCCTAGCAGCAAACTGGCAATATGTTTACTGCTAAATTCTGATAATCATATGGTTAGGAGCTTACTGGTGACAATATCATGCAGATGGCAGATCCTTTGACTGCACTAATGTATGCAGTCCAAGTGATGAATTTTCTCAAGATGCTAATAGAGAAGACCCTGAAGGATAGAGAGGAGTCCAATCTGGACGATGTGTCTTTGCCCCAAAAGGACCCGTCTGATGAAAACGGGCATCATAACCCTGGCTTCGCCGTTGATTCTCACCGTGCGGAAGGATCAAGGCGTCCTTCTTTCTTCAGCGAGGAACCCCTTTTGAACAGCCCTGCACACAGCACCGAAGACAAGCCTAACGAGACCAATCCTACCGGAGGAGACTCTGCACCTTCTGGCCAGATATTGAACACAGTGGGCTCTTGTCGATGGTCCCAACCTCTACCTGCTGCTTCAGCCACCACTGATATTTCCTTGGCTGCAGCACTGAACTCACTGCAAGGCAATGGGAGCCGTAGCCTGAATAGTAGTAGGAGGACAAGGAAGGGCAAGGGGCAGTCCGGAACACCCGCCGTCGCTCCTCCAACCGAGAAAAAATCACGAGGTGCAAGCATCGTGAGCCGGTTAAACTCCACGGTCGAACGGATAGAAGCGTGGAGATGAATGAGCTCAGATGCTACTGTCAACTCTCTTGTGTCGTAGATGACTGACCCGGTGTGTTCCTGCCTATAGGATCGACCGAATTTTGATGTGGTTTTCACTTCCTGTCAGGTCATGATCGTTGTATTCCTTTATTTGATTTGCTTCCACACGTACGCTAACATTTGTATCTTGCTTATCAGTTATACTTCTCACCGTTTTGAGTAAATTAAACACAGGCCGTTGCTTTCCGCTGTACAAAAGTTTGTTGAAAACTCCGAGATTCTCATTGCGTCTTGCATCTTGTTCCGGTGGCTATCTTTCACTCTTATCCACTATGATCAACTGTTAACCCACTATGATCTTTTCAGAAAGAATATGTACACGGTTGCTGATATCATCCTTCCTTTTGATTTCAAAAGTAGGAGTAGATGATATACTTTGGCCACAAAAAGTTCTACAGGTTCAGTTCAGGAATTTATTCCCTGTTAAAGCAATCATAAAATGAATAAATAAATTTGTCTTGGTCTTAACCTTTACCCCCTCTCAGGTGGGCCTGCACCACCGTCACAGCCCACAGAGGCAGTACCAGACTAGTCTTCGCCCACGTCACTCCTGACTAGTGGGTCGATTGTCGCGGTCCACCGGTCAGGGAGCAGGAGCTGGTGAGTAAGGGCCTGTTCGGATCCACTCCATTTCACAACTCTGTTCCGGGATTGGGCGAAGCCGACCTGAACGCTGCAACTCCTTGGAGTCAAGAGAGCGGAGCAAAGCGATCTGTGGATGAAAATCGTAGAGCAAGGAATGAGGTGCTTCACAGACCCCACAGGCGAAGGAGTTCGTCAAATTTACGGTAGACTGCCACCGATAAGTGGCATACCGATTCGTTGGCGTTCTGTCTCTCATGCCTTTTCTATCCTACCACCTCCCCTACGTATGTGTCCCGGGCCAGATCGAGCTTTCGGCCCATCTCATGAACCAGAGCGGAGCGATCAAGCCGAACAGTTTCCTCACTCTCACGATCGATGGAGGAGCCGGAGCTCGCTTGGAGGAGCCGGAGCGTAGGATTTTAGGGAGCTAGTGGATTACCAAACAGGCTCTAAAATGTACACCGTTCCAGAGGAAGTGAAGTTGATCTTATTGATCTCACGTAAAGTCAGATCCTACACTAGTTGCTCCTGAATCTGTCTTTATGTGAAATCATTTTTTAAGATATAAATCAAGTTCGTAAATTCTTAAAAAATAGCAGACATACATCAATATTTGATGTACAACCTTAAAAAGTTTTAGGTACTAATTCGACCTACACTTATACACTAgtggaaaacagggctttggttcgggcatggcaagcccattagtcccggttcagtcacgaaccgggacccatggggcattcgtcccggttcgtgagcctagggggtcggtcggggcctcgtgggcattggtcccggttcgtatggatcCACTTGTCCTGGTCTTAGGCACGAACCTGaaccaatgggccttgctcctgaCCCACAACCATTGATCTCGATTCTtagcttgaaccgggacagaaggttggggtttagtcccggttccaacctcgaaccgggacaaatgatttgcctatatataccccatcgccacagcagagcacttcacagtgctctgttttttctggccagcgaggggagggcatttgggtgctctagctcacctcctatgcacatgaggtgttcgatgaaatgtgtgagccacactagttaatctttctcctctcgaaactcgacctccaagctccattttccctgagatttgtgtaggtttagcggtccatcacgtcccgtccccgtcttcaccgccgtcgatcgcccgcgccgatctcgttgccggcaccaccatggtgagcctcttgttcttatcttctttctgaaagaaaaaaaattcttacttcagatagatacttgtctaattttcttacttttattattccttgttattatatagtgcgatgattTTGGTATCCGCTCCcttcggccctcgtcctgtctatgttccgatgtggtatatattatctttttataactatttggttcatttattgtttatgacaattatgccgaccaacgtgacatagattttatttatttaggaggtggttgaaccggtaattccaaccgaccctattgtcgagagattaaatttagttgaagaagtaAACAATtagttgaaggaaaaaataaaaaaaatgaggaagagaagatgatattggagttgcatgttgcggatgtcgtcgatgatcacaagatcaagatggatgcaatgcggttgaagattagaaaaattaaaaaatatgccattcataccgaggcttggtatcattatgcagttggattaattggtaccttggttgtgattatgatcgcatttgttgttgcattgaaatgttttacataatttcaatgtatggtttaattagatgctctagagagctatatgttgttcaatgagaactatgtatgtactttggttttaatgtgatgatgaacttctattaatttggtcacttatctattcatgagagctatatgttgccttcaatttcagggtcttatagcttaaaataatcagtaaatatatgaaaaataacaaatgaagtcagaaagggttgaaaattgatgatgtggctttgaatggtgcatttcgaacacagaaaactatggagttcgaataagttaaaaaaatgaaattcctttgtaacagatgagtttccgtataaaaccctgatactttgaaagagattgtatgttttgtccacgaagtgcatccagtttttgtcgtaaccctctctactttcttgcacatgctatgtggatgaaatgatgataccatgccaactttcaacctttttagagttcatttgaaatgcttttcaatttcagggtcttatagctcaaaataatcagtaaatgcatgaaaaataacaaatgaagtcagaaagggttgaaaattaatgatgtggctttgaatggtgcattttgaacacagaaaaaatctggagttcaaataagttaaaaaatgaaatccctttgtaacagacgagtttccgtatgaaaccctgatacttcgaaagagattgtccgttttgtacacgaagtgcatccagtttttgctgtaaccctctctactttcttgcacatgctatgtggatgaaatgatgatatcatgccaactttcaaccttttcatagttcatttgaaatgcttttcagttccagggtcttatagctcaaaataattagtaaattcatgaaaaataacaaatgaagtcagaaagggttgaaaattgatgatgtggctttgaatggtgcattttgaacacagaaaaagtctggagttcaaataagttaaaaaatgaaatcccttggtaacagacgcgtttccgtatgaaaccctgatacttcgaaagagattgtccgttttgtacacgaagtgcattcagtttttgcctattcggtttcccttattagtcgaggttatagtaagtGTTACTTTCTCGTGCATATTCGGTGAGTGTTACtttcttgtgcgtattcggtttcccttattagtcgaggttatagtaatgtaattgatgagttatgcatgcgtgcgtaggttccactatattctcctagagattaagtttgagcagggactagtaaccgtcttagactcgagacgaaaagatccccaggagtatgcggacatgactcaaatgctcgagaaataagttaaatcgatcattatcgcaccatatcggcaactttgttcattacctgttatcaagtaattgttttctttgtctggcagggtttgaaaaaattcacctcaaaagctccgggactgccgaagaagctgcaatttaaacaccccaaagtaagtactactagcatgttttgtgcatctcctagtgattcaagcgctagtttcatcaataccatttagcatgcttgcttatcagtttgattgacctctatttcttgtaaagtggttgtggtaggaagccgggaataattactgtggatactacgtttgcgagtccatctgccacacgacctgtgagcggggctacactaaaaaacaatatgaagtgcgtaagcaataatattcacaattttattttattaccatcatttgtgttgagtttcattcattcatatatatgtattgacccccttcttcaaattagatgtttcggacgcgggatgaactcctagcaccagatcgcatgcgagcaattcaagagaaatTGTCAGCATTCTTTTTTGACCACGTGATCaataaacactactaggaaaaggcctactagtggcgcacctgttttgcctactaatggcgcactacaggtgcgccactagcaccacgccattagaatttgttactaatggcgcaccactggtgcaccattagtatctggtaatggcgcaccacgcagtgcgctattagtatagcccacggtgcgccattagtatgcctcccagggggccatatttacccatgtgctttggcatactaatggcgcactggtggatgatgcgccattagtgtgctctggcttactaatggcgcactatgtggtggtgcgccactagtatgaatattagggattatttttttcttttctgatattttaacaggttacaaaatatattattggacaaaatatagacaacaccacacatcaacagcagattc encodes the following:
- the LOC123102990 gene encoding rho GTPase-activating protein 4, whose product is MTEVALLRGATNLASPASRGPSSSLRYLANADSDVLQRGGSGESPTGSAGRTEREVQGSEEEERWSFLALLLALLRKSFLGCREEGDQGEGCAMEIGWPTEVQHVAHVTFDRFHGFLGLPVEFEPEVPRRAPSASASVFGVSTESMQCSYDPRGNSVPTILLMMQRRLYEQGGLRAEGIFRINPENSQEELVRDRLNSGIVPYGIDVHCLSGLIKAWFRELPSGVLDPIPPEQVMQCQSEEDCARVAKCLPLAEAALLDWAVNLMADVVQEEKINKMNTRNIAMVFAPNMTQMADPLTALMYAVQVMNFLKMLIEKTLKDREESNLDDVSLPQKDPSDENGHHNPGFAVDSHRAEGSRRPSFFSEEPLLNSPAHSTEDKPNETNPTGGDSAPSGQILNTVGSCRWSQPLPAASATTDISLAAALNSLQGNGSRSLNSSRRTRKGKGQSGTPAVAPPTEKKSRGASIVSRLNSTVERIEAWR